Proteins encoded together in one Kutzneria kofuensis window:
- a CDS encoding type VII secretion system-associated protein gives MATPNTHLLTITQEMRDNAKANPNTWLHILDPAFRPGDEVPPWGVIGSFRVDGDGRIDERFEPNPNWRPSPVAADMPAPETRLERAMQQARTGYEPESSVLDGVLNATLLVYARGPEDRELAGFQDQASGQILVAACTSSRFVPDAWPHARAIAGRELVTKLAGCPLLLNPGSKPGALIPAEALLAAAGVPQG, from the coding sequence GTGGCGACACCGAACACCCACCTGCTGACCATCACGCAGGAGATGCGCGACAACGCGAAGGCCAACCCGAACACCTGGCTGCACATCCTGGATCCGGCGTTCCGGCCGGGCGACGAGGTGCCGCCGTGGGGCGTCATCGGCTCGTTCCGGGTCGACGGGGACGGCCGGATCGACGAGCGCTTCGAACCCAACCCGAACTGGCGGCCGTCCCCGGTCGCGGCCGACATGCCGGCGCCGGAGACCCGCCTGGAGCGGGCCATGCAGCAGGCCCGCACCGGCTACGAGCCGGAGTCCTCCGTGCTCGACGGCGTGCTCAACGCGACGCTGCTGGTGTACGCGAGAGGCCCGGAGGACCGGGAGCTCGCCGGCTTCCAGGACCAGGCCAGCGGCCAGATCCTGGTGGCGGCCTGCACGTCGAGCCGGTTCGTGCCGGACGCCTGGCCGCACGCGCGGGCCATCGCCGGCCGCGAGCTGGTGACCAAGCTGGCCGGCTGCCCGCTGCTGCTCAATCCCGGCAGCAAGCCCGGCGCGCTGATCCCGGCGGAGGCATTGCTGGCCGCCGCGGGGGTCCCCCAGGGCTAG